A single region of the Tachyglossus aculeatus isolate mTacAcu1 chromosome X1, mTacAcu1.pri, whole genome shotgun sequence genome encodes:
- the MKRN2 gene encoding probable E3 ubiquitin-protein ligase makorin-2 isoform X1 translates to MNTKEVTCRYFMHGICREGSKCLFSHDLSASKPSIICKFYQKGFCAYGTRCRYDHTKPSTSAGGAAGPRPAVSIPSPALPNRPPPQPGFTATIMKSKLCESGKREKRPLVLRDRNLSGLTDIRPPADPAERPGCYSDGRGGDLGGKPHSYLEAICSGLDNVEAGNTDGQQLCPYAMAGGCRFGNTCGYLHGEVCEICGLPALHPLDVEQRRTHEKVCMDNFEHDMEKAFAFQASQGKTCSICMEVIYDKPSASERRFGILSNCNHTYCLGCIRQWRCAKQFENPIIKACPECRVVSEFVIPSMYWVEDQNKKNELIEAFKQGMGKKACKYFDQGNGTCPFGGKCLYLHAYPDGTRAEPEKPRKQLGREGGVRFFNSVRLWDFIEDRESRHLPQDQDDDVLELGDLFMHLSGAEAAHH, encoded by the exons GTATTTCATGCACGGCATCTGTCGAGAAGGAAGcaagtgcctgttctcccacgaCCTTTCGGCCAGCAAGCCCTCGATCATCTGCAAGTTCTACCAGAAGGGCTTCTGTGCCTACGGAACCCGTTGCAG GTATGACCACACCAAGCCCTCTACCTCAGCCGGTGGCGCAGCGGGTCCCAGGCCAGCAGTCAGCATCCCTTCACCGGCTCTCCCGAATCGCCCGCCACCACAGCCGGGGTTCACCGCCACCATAATGAAAAGCAAGTTGTGCGAGTCGGGGAAGCGGGAAAAGAGACCGTTAGTTCTCAGGGACCGAA ATCTGAGTGGCTTAACTGATATAAGACCCCCAGCCGATCCCGCAGAGAGGCCCGGCTGCTACAGTGACGGAAGGGGAGGCGACCTGGGTGGGAAGCCTCACTCCTACCTGGAAGCCATCTGCAGCGGGCTCGATAACGTGGAAGCCGGAAACACGGACGGGCAGCAGTTGTGTCCCTACGCGATGGCCGGGGGCTGCCGCTTTGGCAACACGTGCGGCTATCTCCACGGAGAAGTGTGCGAAATATGCGGCCTGCCCGCGCTGCATCCCTTGGACGTGGAGCAACGCAGGACCCACGAGAAG GTTTGCATGGACAACTTCGAGCACGACATGGAGAAGGCCTTCGCTTTCCAGGCGAGCCAGGGGAAGACTTGCAGCATCTGCATGGAGGTCATCTACGACAAGCCGTCCGCCTCCGAGAGGAGGTTTGGGATCCTCTCTAACTGTAACCACACCTACTGCCTGGGCTGCATCCGCCAGTGGCGCTGCGCCAAGCAGTTTGAGAATCCCATCATAAA AGCCTGCCCCGAGTGCCGTGTGGTATCAGAGTTTGTAATCCCTAGTATGTATTGGGTAGAagaccaaaataaaaaaaatgaattgatTGAAGCGTTTAAACAGGGAATGGG GAAAAAGGCCTGTAAGTACTTCGACCAGGGCAACGGGACCTGCCCCTTCGGCGGGAAATGCCTCTACCTGCACGCGTACCCCGACGGGACCAGAGCGGAGCCCGAGAAGCCGCGCAAACAGCTGGGCCGCGAAGGCGGCGTTCGg TTCTTCAATTCCGTCCGGCTGTGGGATTTCATCGAGGACAGAGAGAGTCGGCACCTCCCGCAGGACCAGGACGACGACGTGCTGGAGCTCGGCGACCTCTTCATGCACCTGTCGGGGGCGGAGGCCGCCCACCACTGA
- the MKRN2 gene encoding probable E3 ubiquitin-protein ligase makorin-2 isoform X2, whose protein sequence is MNTKEVTCRYFMHGICREGSKCLFSHDLSASKPSIICKFYQKGFCAYGTRCRYDHTKPSTSAGGAAGPRPAVSIPSPALPNRPPPQPGFTATIMKSKLCESGKREKRPLVLRDRNLSGLTDIRPPADPAERPGCYSDGRGGDLGGKPHSYLEAICSGLDNVEAGNTDGQQLCPYAMAGGCRFGNTCGYLHGEVCEICGLPALHPLDVEQRRTHEKVCMDNFEHDMEKAFAFQASQGKTCSICMEVIYDKPSASERRFGILSNCNHTYCLGCIRQWRCAKQFENPIIKKKACKYFDQGNGTCPFGGKCLYLHAYPDGTRAEPEKPRKQLGREGGVRFFNSVRLWDFIEDRESRHLPQDQDDDVLELGDLFMHLSGAEAAHH, encoded by the exons GTATTTCATGCACGGCATCTGTCGAGAAGGAAGcaagtgcctgttctcccacgaCCTTTCGGCCAGCAAGCCCTCGATCATCTGCAAGTTCTACCAGAAGGGCTTCTGTGCCTACGGAACCCGTTGCAG GTATGACCACACCAAGCCCTCTACCTCAGCCGGTGGCGCAGCGGGTCCCAGGCCAGCAGTCAGCATCCCTTCACCGGCTCTCCCGAATCGCCCGCCACCACAGCCGGGGTTCACCGCCACCATAATGAAAAGCAAGTTGTGCGAGTCGGGGAAGCGGGAAAAGAGACCGTTAGTTCTCAGGGACCGAA ATCTGAGTGGCTTAACTGATATAAGACCCCCAGCCGATCCCGCAGAGAGGCCCGGCTGCTACAGTGACGGAAGGGGAGGCGACCTGGGTGGGAAGCCTCACTCCTACCTGGAAGCCATCTGCAGCGGGCTCGATAACGTGGAAGCCGGAAACACGGACGGGCAGCAGTTGTGTCCCTACGCGATGGCCGGGGGCTGCCGCTTTGGCAACACGTGCGGCTATCTCCACGGAGAAGTGTGCGAAATATGCGGCCTGCCCGCGCTGCATCCCTTGGACGTGGAGCAACGCAGGACCCACGAGAAG GTTTGCATGGACAACTTCGAGCACGACATGGAGAAGGCCTTCGCTTTCCAGGCGAGCCAGGGGAAGACTTGCAGCATCTGCATGGAGGTCATCTACGACAAGCCGTCCGCCTCCGAGAGGAGGTTTGGGATCCTCTCTAACTGTAACCACACCTACTGCCTGGGCTGCATCCGCCAGTGGCGCTGCGCCAAGCAGTTTGAGAATCCCATCATAAA GAAAAAGGCCTGTAAGTACTTCGACCAGGGCAACGGGACCTGCCCCTTCGGCGGGAAATGCCTCTACCTGCACGCGTACCCCGACGGGACCAGAGCGGAGCCCGAGAAGCCGCGCAAACAGCTGGGCCGCGAAGGCGGCGTTCGg TTCTTCAATTCCGTCCGGCTGTGGGATTTCATCGAGGACAGAGAGAGTCGGCACCTCCCGCAGGACCAGGACGACGACGTGCTGGAGCTCGGCGACCTCTTCATGCACCTGTCGGGGGCGGAGGCCGCCCACCACTGA